CGATTGCTTTTTTGAAGAAAGAACGGAGAGCGCCGACAGCGTAAAAATGAAAACGGCGACGATGATACAGGGAGGATGCGATGGATAATCTGGTTCGTATAATTTTCGTAGACGATGAACCCAATGTTCTAGCCGGACTGAAGCGCATGCTCAGGAAAAAACACAAAGAGTGGGATATGCACTTTGTGGAGAGCGGCTCCGGCGCTCTTGCCCTGATGGAACAATACACATTCGACATTATCGTTTCGGATATTCGCATGCCTGGAATGGACGGAGCCGAACTGTTGAGTCGTGTGAGAAATTTTTCACCCAAGACGATCAGAATTGCACTCTCTGGACAAGTAGATATGACCGAGGTCTTGCGAAGCATCAAGGCCGTGCATCAATATATTTCAAAGCCCTGTGAAGCAGACTACCTGATAGAAAGGCTGGAAGGCGCAATACGATCTCAAGCGATACTGACCAATCAGAACATGTTGGAATTGATCACGAAAGTCGAGTCATTACCGATAATTCCCGATGTTTATAAAAAGACTGAACTCGAACTGCGCAAGAAAGAGCCGTCCATAAAAGTCATTGCCGACTACATCACTCAGGATGTTGGACTCGTGACAAAAATCATCAAGCTGATCAATTCACCGTATTTCGGGCTCCCGGCACAAGTGGACTCGATAGAAAAAGCCATCACCATGCTCGGACTCGACACCATACGGGCATTCGTGCTTTCAACGCATCTGTTCACACTGTACGAAGAGAAGATACTTCCGCTCTTCTCTCTCTCCCTGCTGTGGAAGCACAGTTTCAGGGTCTCAAACATCGCACACCTCATAGCAAAATGTGAAAATGCATCTCAAGCGGTCACAACTCAATGCCGCATGGCAGGCCTGCTTCACGATGTTGGCAAACTGGTTATGGCGAATTCATTTCCTGAAAAATATACAACCGTCCTGAAACTGGTATCGCTCCCGGAAGGCATTCCTGTCCACAAAGCCGAAAAAAGTGTTTTCGGCACCACCCACGCCGAGGTCGGCGCGTATCTGATGGGCCTTTGGGGTATGTCCAACGAGGTGGTGCATGCCATAGGGCGTCACCACTCCTTGAATGATACCGACAACATCGTTGCCCTCTATCTGTCGGCAGCCGATACAATTGACCAAAATTTCGTCCTTCTCAACGACCGGCACACGCCCATTCAATTTGAAACAAGCCTGAAACCCATGCTGCTCAATGAGGACAAGCTGTCGCTGTGGTTGGCATATATCAAAGCCAATTGGCCAGGGGACTCGCCTCTCGCTCAAATGCCCCCTGAAACCATCATCAAAATGATCGCATAGGAGGCAGATATGCTAGCACGAGTTCTTCTTG
The genomic region above belongs to uncultured Pseudodesulfovibrio sp. and contains:
- a CDS encoding response regulator; amino-acid sequence: MDNLVRIIFVDDEPNVLAGLKRMLRKKHKEWDMHFVESGSGALALMEQYTFDIIVSDIRMPGMDGAELLSRVRNFSPKTIRIALSGQVDMTEVLRSIKAVHQYISKPCEADYLIERLEGAIRSQAILTNQNMLELITKVESLPIIPDVYKKTELELRKKEPSIKVIADYITQDVGLVTKIIKLINSPYFGLPAQVDSIEKAITMLGLDTIRAFVLSTHLFTLYEEKILPLFSLSLLWKHSFRVSNIAHLIAKCENASQAVTTQCRMAGLLHDVGKLVMANSFPEKYTTVLKLVSLPEGIPVHKAEKSVFGTTHAEVGAYLMGLWGMSNEVVHAIGRHHSLNDTDNIVALYLSAADTIDQNFVLLNDRHTPIQFETSLKPMLLNEDKLSLWLAYIKANWPGDSPLAQMPPETIIKMIA